A window of the Trichoderma asperellum chromosome 4, complete sequence genome harbors these coding sequences:
- a CDS encoding uncharacterized protein (EggNog:ENOG41) yields the protein MPGDITTHHDDTSSSGSSDHEDEHKGPPGGYDKTPLPDAPQGYTLRFVFHSASNVPVADLHTASSDPFLVATLKGTQPKRHKEDPDLKYRTRTIHRTTTPEWNEEWIVANVPPGGFTLKCRMYDEDVADKDDRLGNVTINVDSVSEDWPGIPPPGQEFEAKKRVMSKRAFILKGIASAISHGTHLAPRLRISIQVLGKSEPPFAQMCTLAPTRWIKHNSPMIGRLIGAKVNTNESDDEKPNGEDNEPRSTKYDFQANEIQLQGPVPPTLYHRYVEFRPVIGSLFSSTGIRGTILNKALHKQHHRIYNYDSTTEYGTFKPCSREASLQFLRMVHFDEGGRVFTYVLTLDGLMRFTETGKEFGIDFLSKHTMHADAEKYIAYSGEFFIRRLQHPDANDSPEPKEKTHPSEPIPGGPPNQPPPPNPAFYQLYIDNESGTYRPEKSILPDLKEFLQKNFPDMGIVTMNVEDEHLQKLKDEQRAIKKSEGRMMHVVMNSSSDSLSSVESELNDENYSLEAGRRSKKEAAHAVLRHPNPEHFKEAAEVMLPHREKKVE from the exons ATGCCTGGAGACATCACAACGCATCACGACGACACATCGTCATCGGGGTCAAGCGACCATGAGGACGAACACAAGGGACCTCCCGGCGGCTACGACAAAACTCCCCTCCCCGATGCTCCTCAAGGATACACCCTGCGCTTTGTCTTTCACTCGGCCTCAAATGTCCCCGTTGCCGATCTGCATACGGCATCTTCAGACCCCTTCCTGGTAGCCACGCTCAAGGGAACGCAGCCAAAACGCCACAAAGAAGACCCGGACCTCAAGTACAGGACACGCACCATCCACCGAACCACCACGCCAGAATGGAACGAAGAATGGATCGTGGCCAACGTGCCCCCCGGCGGCTTCACTCTCAAGTGCAGAATGtatgatgaagatgttgcCGACAAAGACGACAGGCTGGGCAACGTGACGATCAATGTCGATTCCGTCTCTGAAGACTGGCCCGGCATCCCTCCCCCGGGGCAAGAGTTTGAGGCCAAGAAGCGCGTTATGAGCAAACGAGCCTTTATCCTCAAAGGAATCGCCAGCGCCATCAGCCACGGAACTCATCTCGCCCCCCGTCTGCGCATCAGCATCCAAGTGCTGGGCAAGTCGGAGCCTCCCTTTGCGCAGATGTGCACCTTGGCCCCGACGCGATGGATCAAACACAACAGTCCCATGATTGGTCGCCTCATCGGAGCAAAGGTGAATACAAATGAGTCTGATGACGAGAAACCCAACGGCGAGGACAACGAGCCCCGGTCGACAAAATACGA CTTCCAGGCAAACGAGATACAGCTGCAAGGTCCTGTGCCACCCACGCTCTACCACCGCTACGTGGAATTTCGACCAGTTATCGGCTCGCTCTTCTCATCCACCGGTATCCGGGGAACCATTCTCAACAAGGCCCTGCACAAGCAGCACCACAGGATCTACAACTACGACAGCACCACCGAATACGGCACTTTCAAGCCATGCTCCAGGGAAGCCTCGCTCCAGTTCCTCCGGATGGTGCATTTCGACGAAGGCGGCCGCGTCTTCACCTACGTGCTCACTCTGGACGGCCTCATGCGCTTCACCGAGACGGGCAAAGAATTCGGCATCGATTTCCTCAGCAAACACACCATGCACGCCGATGCCGAAAAGTACATTGCCTACTCGGGAGAATTCTTCATTCGCAGACTGCAGCACCCGGATGCCAACGACAGCCCCGAGCCGAAGGAGAAGACGCACCCGTCCGAGCCTATTCCCGGAGGTCCGCCAaaccagccgccgccgccaaaccCTGCTTTCTACCAGCTTTACATTGACAACGAGTCTGGAACATATCGTCCGGAGAAATCCATTTTGCCAGATCTTAAAGAGTTCCTGCAGAAGAACTTCCCCGACATGGGCATCGTCACTATGAATGTCGAAGACGAGCACCTGCAGAAGCTCAAGGACGAGCAGCGGGCTATCAAGAAGAGCGAGGGCCGCATGATGCACGTAGTCATGAACAGCAGCTCCGACAGCCTCAGCTCTGTAGAGAGCGAGCTAAACGACGAAAACTACAGTTTGGAGGCAGGACGGAGGAGCAAGAAGGAGGCGGCACATGCAGTCTTGAGACATCCCAATCCGGAGCATTTCAAGGAGGCTGCGGAGGTGATGCTGCCACATCGCGAGAAGAAAGTAGAGTGA
- a CDS encoding uncharacterized protein (EggNog:ENOG41), with protein sequence MQIHTVTSSPNISRFIPMSRSLSSHHPLPPPEYSNMTQSSESTTSSPLAITLRNRVLSPPLGFNPPNTPPTLYTSAVSHFLSIPWCACLIQTPNTVPFVPQCFNPSSPSRDQLLGATLATPRGVQQVLSFFHTEDETHIQDPSRPIMHVSTLFALGEGLCGYEGVLHGGMIMTIADESMGILHDINNALGKVGSTFGAANVTAGLEIKFLKPGPINETVLVNAWVDSVEGRRTNIKCEIRDGRGIEIAKCSSTWVSVRPKI encoded by the coding sequence ATGCAAATCCACACCGTCACGTCCTCGCCCAACATCAGTCGATTCATCCCCATGTCGCGATCTTTGAGCAGCCATCATCCCCTTCCTCCGCCCGAGTACTCCAACATGACGCAGTCCAGCGAATCCACCACATCCTCTCCCCTCGCAATCACGCTGCGCAATCGCGTCCTCAGCCCTCCTCTCGGCTTCAACCCGCCCAACACTCCTCCAACGCTCTATACTTCAGCCGTCTCCCATTTTCTCTCAATCCCGTGGTGTGCATGCCTCATTCAAACGCCAAATACAGTCCCCTTCGTCCCTCAATGCTTCAATCCTTCCAGCCCATCTCGCGACCAGCTCCTCGGCGCCACGCTGGCCACGCCGCGCGGAGTGCAACAggttctttccttcttccacaCCGAGGATGAAACGCATATCCAGGACCCCTCGCGCCCCATTATGCACGTGAGCACTCTTTTTGCATTGGGTGAGGGCTTGTGTGGATACGAAGGCGTGCTACACGGGGGCATGATTATGACCATTGCGGATGAGTCAATGGGAATTCTCCACGACATCAACAATGCTCTGGGCAAAGTTGGATCTACCTTTGGAGCGGCAAATGTGACGGCCGGTCTTGAGATTAAATTCTTGAAGCCTGGGCCGATCAACGAGACAGTACTGGTCAATGCATGGGTGGACAGCGTAGAGGGGAGAAGAACGAATATTAAATGCGAAAttcgagatggaagaggcATCGAGATAGCAAAGTGCTCGAGCACGTGGGTGTCAGTGAGGCCCAAGATATAA
- a CDS encoding uncharacterized protein (EggNog:ENOG41): MVRGGLSRSRSLESLRNDLFHTITNTTEGVYFLSSASILKDKHADKELLAVLCPQEGFKATDAGIAHLSKLFVECNKWIPVIEERDYDMYWAVVACSTSQAQNIEMPPSMARAVVFSLLRARQRWILRQTDPEVSKSNVKTHLTTGVQRLLEHFEELDKNPAIQASLKDDEWKLTEKEKRDASKARPMGPGKRMSRGRIALSFNTPQGLYPIAQLAGCPQPETNRLGMIDSSVAKITPTEAVQSLISHRLAEVRRSQRRAIADENARNKVPQNASEEDDTRSGPNSFIRRVFPTALKTKFKPS; encoded by the coding sequence ATGGTTCGCGGAGGACTTAGCCGAAGCCGCAGCTTGGAATCTCTGCGCAACGATCTCTTCCACACCATCACGAATACCACTGAAGGAGTCTATTTCCTCTCTAGCGCTTCCATTTTGAAAGACAAGCATGCGGATAAAGAACTCCTCGCGGTACTTTGCCCGCAGGAAGGGTTCAAAGCAACCGACGCCGGTATCGCACACCTGAGCAAGCTATTCGTTGAATGCAACAAGTGGATTCCCGTCATTGAGGAGCGCGACTACGACATGTACTGGGCTGTGGTCGCTTGCAGCACTTCTCAAGCTCAAAACATCGAGATGCCGCCTAGTATGGCCAGAGCTGtcgtcttttctcttttgcgaGCCAGGCAGCGCTGGATCCTCCGCCAAACGGACCCAGAAGTGTCCAAGAGCAATGTCAAGACTCATCTCACGACCGGCGTGCAACGTCTCCTGGAACACTTTGAAGAACTAGACAAGAATCCCGCAATTCAGGCTTCCCTTAAAGATGACGAATGGAAGCTGACGGAAAAGGAGAAACGAGATGCGAGCAAAGCTCGTCCGATGGGCCCTGGCAAGCGAATGTCACGAGGCAGAATTGCCCTTTCGTTCAACACTCCGCAGGGACTGTATCCCATTGCACAACTTGCTGGTTGCCCGCAGCCTGAGACCAATCGCCTCGGGATGATTGATAGCTCTGTTGCGAAGATCACCCCCACCGAAGCGGTTCAATCTTTGATCTCGCATCGCCTTGCAGAAGTCCGTCGCTCTCAGAGACGCGCCATTGCAGATGAGAATGCCAGAAACAAAGTGCCACAGAACGCCTCTGAGGAAGACGACACTCGCAGCGGCCCCAACAGTTTTATACGTCGCGTCTTTCCGACTGCCTTGAAGACCAAGTTTAAACCTAGCTAG